The DNA region CTCAAAAAGGTATTTTTGATATTTTCTTCATTTTTTCCAGAACAAAAGCTACAATAAATGTCATTGCATCTTCTATTAACAAAGCAATACAACTCATATTTATAACAGCATCAAAATAATCATTTCTTTTTTCTTTTGGGACCAATAATGTAACCAAAGAAAGTGTTATCATTGAAAATAATGTAAAAACAGCAACAAATATTATGGCTTTTTTATACTCATTTTTTGAATTTTTTTCTGAAAAAGCTTCGTGAATTAAATTATCTTCTGCTATTGGAACTAATTTTCTAGCGGTTGAAACAGTTTGCGTAATTTTGTAACCTATATCATTAGAAATAAACCCTACAATAAATAGAATAAGTCCAAAACCACCTAGAGTTAAACTATAATAATCATAAAATTTCCTACTCAAGTAAGTAGATTCTAATCCTAACATTATAGTATACGAAATCATGTAAAAAACAAATATCACAGCAATTGAACTTAATAAAATTACTCTAAAATTTTTGAATTTAACATCTTTTGTCATAGCTGCCATATCTTCAATGCCGGCAAACGCAAAAATAAAGAGTAATGTATTAGAAAAAATTAACTTAGTAGTTGCTTTTTTCGAAATTTCTAAACTTTGTTCATAACCATTCGCACTTATTTGAGTCATTATTAAGATTATTCCGACTGCTAAAACAGCTCACTTTATTATTGATGTTGCAAATATGACTTTTGTACTTAATTTTAGTCCAAAAGTTGAAATAACAATTAGAAAACTAAATAATAAGACAGCTAAAAACCTTATTACTCATAAAATAGTTTCTAAATTATGAGTATTGGGATCTAAAATGTCTTCAATAACTTTAGATAATAGCAAGGGAGAAATCGATGATAAAATAGGGCTTTGAATAAATTGATTTCATCCTACTAAGTAAATAAAGTTTCTTAAAAAACTTTTTTTAATCCTTGACCTAAGTCTTAGCGATGAATTAACCAACATAGAATAATTATTTTTGGCTATATCATCATCGATGTTTCTCGCAAAAGCATATGATCCGCCGTAATGATCGCTATAAACATTTGATAACCTTGAAAAAACTAAGGAGGTCCCTAAAACTGTAAAAAGAGACAAAATTATTACAAGATAACCCCAATAACCAAGTTCTAAAACACTTGTTATTGTAGTAATAAAACCAAGACCAACAATAAAATTTATCGTGAATAAAGTAAATGTCTTTGCAGAAAAATGCTTTTCCATGCTTTATTCTTTAATCTCCTTGATAGGTTTTTTATTGTTAAATATTACATCATAAATTTCTTCATAATTTTTAACAGGAATGTATGTAAGAGTTCTTTTTATTTCATCAGGTATATCTTTTAAATTCTTTACATTACCATGTGGAATAAATACTTTTTGAATGTTTTTTTGGCTCGCAGCAAAAGATTTTTCTTTTAAACCTCCGATATCAAGAACTTTACCACGTAAGGTTATTTCACCAGTCATTCCATAATAAGAAGGAACTGAAACTTTTTTGAGAGCAGAAATAAGAGCTGTAGTGAATGTTACACCAGCACTTGGTCCATCTTTAGGAACAGCACCTTCAGGAACGTGAATATGTATTGTGTTTTTATCAAAATCAAAGTCTTTAATACCGAATTTTTCTGCATTTGATCTAACATATGAAAGAGAAATTTGTGCAGACTCCTTCATAACATCTTTCAATGAACCTGTAATTTTTATTTCCTCTTTACCAGGGAAAATATTTACTTCTATTTGTAATGTTGAACCACCGGTAGAAGTATAAGCAAGTCCGTTTACTGTTCCGGGTTTTTCGTCCTCTAATTCTTGTTCTTGCTTAAATATAACTACACCAATTAAATCTTCTAAATCCTCAATTTTAACTGTAAATGATTTTAATTCTTTTTTAGAATCTAATAATTTAACAGTGATTTTTCTAGCTATTTTATCTAATATCCTTTTTAATCCACGGACACCAGCCTCAGAAGTATAGTGTTTAATTATATACTCTAAAGTTTTATCATCAATTTTGAAAAAATCTTTATTAAGACCTACTTGCTCAGCAACTTTAGGCATTAAGTGAGTTTTTGCAATATTAACTTTTTCACTCAATGTATATGATGAAAGTTCTATAACTTCAACACGATCTATAAGGGCGTGAGGAATATTTTCATAATAATTAGCAGTTGCTATAAAAATAGCTTTAGATAAATCATACTCATGTTCTAAGTAATGATCTTGGAATTTTGTGTTTTGCTCCGGATCTAAAACTTCCAACATAGCACTAGCTGGATCACCTTTATTTGTTGAAGCCATTTTATCTATTTCATCAAGTAAAATTAACGGGTTTGAAACTTCGGCCTTTAAAATGCTTTTGATAATTTTTCCAGGCATTGCACCAACATATGTTCTACGATGTCCTCTAATTTCACTTTCATCATGAACACCACCTAAAGAAATCTTTACAAATTTTCTTTGCAATGCTTCTGCAATAGCTTTAGATAATGAAGTTTTTCCTGTTCCAGGAGGACCTACTAAACAAATTATAGGAACATTATTAAATTCTGTTTTCTTATCATTGTCTTCCCTGAATAAACTTAAATCTACTTCATGATTATTATCTAAAGAAAGTTTTTTTGATTTTTGCTTTTCATTATTTTTTTGGTTTATTATTACCGCAATATATTCAATAATTCTTTCTTTAACTTTATCAAGACCATAATGATATTTATCAAGAACATCACGAGCAAACTTGATATCTAAAAACTCTTTTTGAACCTTTCTTCAAGGAAGTTTTTTAAGATTAGAAACAAAGGTTTTTGAAATTGATGCTTCAGGCGAAGCTGGCATCATTTCACTTGAACGTTTATTTTCTTCTGAAATTAACTTTTTAACTGATTCTGGATAAATTTGATTTTTAACCTTATCCTTAAGGTCTCTTGAATAATCATCTTCAACAATAGGAACATTAATGTTAGTCAATTCCTCTTGTAATACTTTTACTTTTTCACGAAGAATAAATTCTTTTTGTTGAGTTGATAACTTCTTATTCATTGTTTCTTGGATTGTCTGATTAATTTCAGCAGTTAATCCAAGTAGTTCTGAAACATTCTTGACAACTTCAATTATTTGTTTTTTACCAAAAAAGTCTATAAACTCTTTTTTATCTGCGTAATCATCTTTTAAATATGAAATAACTGTAAAAATAAATTCTTGCAATCTTAATGAATAATTTTTTGAAATACTAAATTCACTATATTTATTAATTAAAGAATCAATTCATGATATTGTAATAATCTCGTTTTTAGTAGGTATATTTTGAAAAACAATACTTTCAAAAGTTGAACTAGTTTTTGAATCGTTTTCAATTGGTTTACTCAAGCTTCTAAAGATGTCTGAATATCTATTTAATTCGTTTAAACTATCATCTGTTTCAATATTTTCAAATGCTACTAATTCATCTCTATGTCCTGCGGTACCAAAAGCAAAAGAATCGATGCTATTATATTTTTCTGCTAATTCATTAATTTGTGATTGTTCATATAACTTATTGAAAATTCCTCCTTTTTCTTTATCAAAAACTACTAAACCTAATTCTTCGGCGTCATAGAAAGATTTAACTTTAAAAACAATAGTATGTATTTGTTTAGATTTTTTTGCATCTGTTTTTTTAGATAATTCAATGAAAGAAGCTATTAAACCCCTTGGATCTAAACCATTTTTTTCTTCCTGAAATAAAATCGCAAAAGTATCACCTTTTTTATAGTTAGAGAATGTTAAATAATCATCTTTGTTTAAAAATTCTTTTTCAACAATAGCACCAGGGAATGCTATGTCTTTTTTATTCATTATTATTGTGTGTAAAATTAATTTCTTTTCTTCACTCATTTCTACTCCTTATTTTGTTCCAAATATTCTATCACCAGCATCACCAAGACCGGGTTCTATGTATCCATTTTCATTTAATTTACTATCAAGAGATGCTAAATAAATTTCGAACTCTTTTCCAAAATTCTTTTCTACATTTTCAACACCTTCATTAACACCTACCAAACAAACCAATTTTATATTGGTAAAACCGTCTTTTTTTAATCTTTTTATGGCATCAACAGCAGAATTACCTGTTGCTAACATTGGGTCTACAACAATTACCAAACTATCTTTATCAACATTTGGTATTTTGTAAAAATATTCTTTTGGTGTTAAAGTTTCTTCATCTCTATACATCCCAATGTGACCGACTCTTGACTCTGGTATAAGATTTAATAAACCGTCAGTCATTCCCAATCCAGCTCTCAATATTGGCACAAGAACTATTTCTTTGTCGTATGAAAATCCCTCAAATGATTGATTTAATGGTGTTTGCACAATATATTTTTTAGGTTTGTAATTTCTCATTATTTCATAAACCATTAATGAACCAATTTCATTTAGGTTTCTACGAAACTCATTGTGATCTGAATTTACATCCCTCATTTTAGTTAATTTAATTTTTATAAGTGGGTGTTCAATTATTTTTAGCATAATCCTCCGACATAGTTAATATATAAATTTTTTATAATTATACAACAAAAACTTGATTTTTGTGATTATCATCAAAATATAGATAATAAAAAAAGTAATATCTACAAAAAAAGGACTTTTTCATCAAATTTATTAAAAGTTTATTGTAAAATTATTGTTATATTTAAGGAGGATTATGAGCAAAATTAGTAATTACGATCAAAAAGAAGTTTTTTATGATGAAATAGTAGCCAGATCTTACATCAATAAAATACAAAAATTTTTAGTGTCAAGGATGAAAAAAGCTAATGCTAATGGCTTTATTGTAGGCATAAGCGGAGGTATTGATTCAAGTTTAGTCTATGCACTAGCAAAATCAGTTGCGCCAAAAAATACTTTAGGTATTGTTATGCCGATTAATGGTATGACTGATTCTGATTTAAAGCATATAGAAGAATTAGAAAATAATTTTGAAGATAAATTTAGAACTATAGATCTTTCTGAAACTTTTAATTCAATAAAAAAGAACTTACAAGTTCAAAATAAGTTAGCTATTTCTAACATTAAGCCAAGACTAAGAATGACAACATTGTATGCTCTAGCACAAGAAAATAATTATCTTGTTTTAGGAACAGATAACGCAGATGAGGTTTTTATTGGATATTTCACAAAGTTTGGTGATGGAGGCGCAGATTTATTACCTATTTCAAAATTAACAAAAGGAGAAGTTAAGTTCATAGCAAACTTACTTAATGTTCCAAAATCTATTATTAACAAAAAACCTTCTGCAGGATTATGAGAAGGTCAAACCGATGAAGATGAATTAGGTTTTACATATAATGATCTAGATTTTTATTTAAATAACATAGATAATCCTTCTAAACTAAAAAAATACTTAAATTCAGAAGTTATTGAGAAAATTGAATTTAAACACAAAATAACCCAACATAAAAGGGATAAAATTTATACTGTAAAAAACATTAAATAAGGAGAACGTATGGCAGGACATTCACACGCAGCCAATATAGCACACCGTAAGGGTGCACAAGATGCAGCTAGAGGAAAAATTTTCCAAAAGCTTTCAAAAGAAATTTATGTAGCAGCTTCATTAGGACCAGATCCAGATATGAACCCAGCTTTAAAATTAGCTATTGCTAAAGCTAAGTCAAAGAACATGCCAAAAGATAATATCGAAAGAGCTATCGCAAAGGCAAAAGGCTCAAAAAATTCAGAAGCCTATACAGAGTTAATTTTTAACGCAACAGTAAGTGGTGGCGCTACTTTTATAGTTATAACTCTTAGCGATAATGTTAATAGAGTTAAATCAAACATACAATCATATTTCAATAAGCAAAATGCTACTCTTGGAAAAACAGGCCAAATTCCTTTTGCATTTGATAAAAAAGGGATTATTGAGATTTCAAAAGATTTAACATCTGAAGATGAATTAACAATGGTTGCATTAGAAAATGGTGTTGAAGATATAGAAAATGAAGGTGAATCATTTGTTTTATTATGTTCACCCGAGAATTTTAGTGATTTAAAAAATGCTATTGAAAGAGACTTAAATATAGAGAATTTTATTCAATGTGAAGTAACATATTTACCAAACATGTATGTTGAATATGATGAAGAGAAAGAAAAGAAATTACTTGATTTCGTTGATAAATTAAAAGAAGATGATGATGTTCAAGAAGTTTATCACAATATTGAAATTAAATACAATTTATAGTTATGGTTTGAATAGAAACATTATATAACTCATTATTTGAAGGAACAAATAATGAAACTTTATCAAAATTATTATTAATATTGATTTTTTTAGCAGCAATGCTTTGTGTTCCGGTATTAATTGCTTTGTTTTTACCGTTTTTAAATAAATATTTAAAGAAAAATTTCAGTATATATGTGTATGCTTTTTCGACTGGATTTTTCATTGTTTTAGCAGCATTTGGATTTTTGAGGGAAAGCTTAGAAAATGCTAATTTATATGTTAGCGCCGCTTTCTTAGGGCAGTATACAAAGACGACTTTATATGGTTATAACATATTATTTGTTGTTGGTGGTTTAATCATAGGTATAATTTTTTCATTTTTTGTTAAGTTTGTTATTTCTTATAAATTTAATAAAAAACTTTTAGCATCCAAGTCACTTAGCGTATTTATCCATGAACATAGAGAAGAAGATGGGCATTCACATCATCACACACATAAACACGAAGACTTTATATTCAATTCTGAAGATATGATTGAAATTGCTGATTCTACTTTATTTAAAAAAGCAGAAGCAAAACTAAAAATAATTGCTCTATTACTATTACTAACACATAGAATACCTGAAGGGTTGCTTCTAGGTTATAACTTAAGTTTATTTGTGCCTAACGAAATTGGTGTTGTTAACTACTCAATAACAACAGCTTATTTTCTGTCATTGATACTACACCTCATACCTGAAGAAATTGTTTTCTACATAAGGTTGAAAGATGCGGGTTATACGCCTATAAAAGCATTATTATTATCATTTTTAGGATTAATTCTATTCTTACCATTTATGGTTATAGGTATGTTTGTAGGATCTTCAATAGGTTTTTCAGGAAAGGCTCTTGTTTACTCTGCTGTTGCAGGAATTTTCTTATTTACATCACTTGTTGAATTTTTCCCAGAATTCTATCACGTAAACTTTAGTAAAAATAAATGAATATTAACAATTGTAGTATTGTTTATCGGGGTTATACTTGCTGCATTTGTTTTATCATTCCATGAACACAAACATGTTTAACTAAATATCGAAATACTTTGCATTAATGTATTTCGATTTTTATTTTATAAAACTGTTTTAGTAGCAAATATTTAGAATCAAAAAACATACAAAATGATATAATTAAATATATATATTTAAAAGGAGTAAAAGTGACTAAAAATAGAAAAAAATGGTTAGTTAGTATTTCGATAGCTTTTGGAATAATTTTTATAATAATTTTTATAGGATTGTTCATTGGTTTAGAAAATGACAAAAAAGTTTCTGCTATTTTAGCTTTAGGAATTTTAATTATTTTACTTCTTGCTGTATTACTAAGTTACTATGCAATAATTGAGTTTGCGAGGTCAAGAGATTTAATTAAAAAGTCCTTTAATGGTTTCATAGAAGAAATTATGACCAACAATAATATCGGTGTGTGTATTTATGATACAAAACAAGAAATTGTTTGATCAAGTAGTTTTATAAAAAGTACTTTCGGAAAAGATTTTGTTGGTGTTAAAATAAATAACGCTCTCGCAAAAATTAATAACAAGCATCAAAAAATTAAAGACATTATACAAACACGATTTGAATTCAAATATAAAGAAAATAATTATGAAGTACAATTCTGACCACTTAGTAATTTGATAATTATTAGAGATATAACTTCAGAGTCTTTATTTAAAATACAAACAAAAGAACAAATGCCTGTTATTGGCGAGATAGAAATTGATAACTATCAATTGTACCAATCAATTTTTTCTGAAGAACAATTATTCACTATTAGTAAAACTGTTATTGATGCAATTAATGAGTATGCAGATAAATATAATTTGGTTTATAGACAATATACAAACGGAAAATTTTTGATTTTCACAAATGAACACACGATTGATAAATTAATTTCTGAAAACTTTAATTTATTTTTACAAATCAAAAATAGAATTAAGGATACTTCAATTAATAAAATATCAATAAGCGGTGGTTTTGCTTATGGGTGAACTTCTTTAAAGAAAAAAATGGAACAAGCCAAAAAAGCATTATTGCAAGCTCAATCAAGAGGTGGAGATCAAATTACAATTTATTCAAACATTCAACCTCCAATATATTTAGGATCTAATTCAGAAATTTTAAATGATAATAATAGAACAAAGATAAAAAACATTGCATCTAATTTTGAGAAAAAACTAAATGATCCAGATATTAAAAAAGTTTTTATATATGGGCATAAATTAGCTGACTTAGATGCGTTTGGTTCTGCTTATGCAGTTTGAGAAATAGCGAAAGCTTTTGATAAAGAAGCATATATAATAGCAGATACTTTTGATAACACTGTTAAGCAATTAATTTATGATAACTTCACGGATAAGAGTTCAATTATTTATAATTCAAACTTTGCATTAAGAAATACAGATGAAAAAAGCTTAGTTGTATTTGTTGACATTGCAGATCCTGAAAGAACTGATAACGTTAATGCAATAAACCAAGTTAATCGTGACAATATATTTGTTTTTGATCACCATAGACTAGCCAAATCAATTGAATTTGCACCTAAAACAAATTGTTATGTAGAAACAGGGTCTTCAAGTGCTGCGGAAATAATAACTGAGGTAATTTCATTTTTTGAACATAAAATGGCAATTTCTCAATTGGTCGCTCAATTGTTATTAAATGGTATTTATTTAGATACAAGTCAATTTTCAAAATCAGTTACTCCTCGTACGTATGATGCAGCATCATGACTAGAGTCAAAAGGCGCTAATTCATTAAAAAGTGGAGAACTTTTAAAAATAGATGAGCAAACTGAAGAAAAAATTAAGGATATGATAAAGAACATCGTTGAAATTAAAAAAGGATATTTTCTTGCATATTCTGATGTCGAGGCAACGAACGATGAAATATCAATTGCTGCAAATGAAATTTTAAAAATAAAAGGGCGTGTTGCTTCATTTGTGGTAGCTAAGTTATCTTCTTCTAAAAACACTTTTAAATTAAGTGCTAGAGGTATTGAAACAAATGTTCAAATTATTTGTGAAGCAGTTGGTGGTGGTGGTCACTTTAGTACTGCGGCCGCAACCAGCAACGAAGACTTAGAAACATTTGTTGACAATATTAAACACGCTATAGCAACAAAAGGGAGACAAATTAAAAATGAAAGTAATATTAATTAAAGATTCAAAAGACGGAAAAGCAAATACAATAATAGAAGTTTCAGCTGGTTATGGAACAAACTTTTTAATAAAAAAAGGTTTAGCTGTTGCTTATAATCCACAAACAAAAGCACAATTAGATAAAAGACTTGATGAGTTATCAGCTAACGAACATGAAAATAGATCAAATGCATTAAAGATAAAAGAAAAACTTGAAGAAATTACTTTAAACTTTACATTAACATCAAATGTTGATAAAAACGGAAATCTCAATGTTCATGGATCGGTTTCTACAAAAGATGTAGATAAAAAGTTAAAAGATTTAGGATACAACTTATCAAAGCATTCTTTACAAAAAATTCACCTTGTTTCACATGGGTCACATGAAGTTTCAGTTTTTCTTTATAAAGACATAGAAGCAAAGTTAAAAATATTTTTAACAATAACAAATGATAAAAAATAAGTTTAAGAAATTTAAAAAATACAATAATTTTGAAACTTTAAATCAACAAAACCCAGATACTCTTTTTAAAGATGATCTAATAGAGAAAACTGTTTTGAGCTTAATGATGCTAGACGAAGAAAAGCAACAAATGGCTAGTCAACATTTAAGTCCCGAACACTTTATATTCCAAGAAAACAAGCAATTATTCGAATTTATAATTGAAAAAAGAAATAAAAAAATTAACGCTGTAGGAATTTTTCATGACTTCTTCGAAATTAAAAACTTTATTGAAACCGATAAAAACAACGCTAAATATCCACTTGTCAATGTTAAATTAATTAACGAGATTAATTCATTATTTATAAATGAAGAAAATTTTTTAAGTTATATTGAACAATTAAACGAATTGAATAAAATGAGAAATCTTGAATCTTTTTATCAATCATCACTAAATTCAATATCAAACAATAAAGAATTAAATTTCGAAAATTCTATTCAAGATTTTAATACATTTTTAGAAGAAAACTTTTCAAAATCGTTAAATAACACTTCATTTGTTAGTTTTAAAAAAGCTACCGATGAATTCGAAGAATTGATTGAAAAAGGAAGAAACAACGAAATTTCTGAAGGTTTAAAAACCGGATATAACGTATTAGATAATTTAATCAAAGGATTTAAACCCGGACAGTTAATCATACTTGCGGCTAGACCAGGGGTCGGTAAAACCGCATTAGCATTAAATATAGCTAAAAATATTACACAAGAAGAGACTCTAGATAGCTATGGTCAACCAATAAGATCAAATAGTTGTGCATTTATTTCATTAGAAATGCCATACATCGAATTGACTCTTCGCCTATACTCTTCACTAAGTTCTGTATCGCTAAGCAAATTGCAAAAACCATTATTAATGGATTCTTCAGAAATAACCAGCTTAAGAACTACTATAGCCAGAAACAAAGAAATGACAAATTTATACTTAGATGATAATACATCAAGCAAAATTTCAGACATAATTTGAAAAGTTAAACAATTAAATAAAGAACTTCCTGGTGGCTTAAACTTATTAATCATTGATTACTTGCAATTGATAACAAGTAATGACTTTGCTGGTAATAGACAAAATGAAGTGGCTCAAATTTCTAGGGCATTAAAAATTCTTGCTCTTGATTTAAAAATTCCTATCATTGCCCTCTCTCAACTTTCAAGAAACGTCGAAAGTAGAGAGAATAAAAGACCACAGCTTAGCGACTTAAGAGAATCAGGGGCCATCGAACAAGATGCCGACATAGTAATATTTTTAAGCAGAAATATTTTAGAAAACAAAAAACAAAGCGAAAATCAAAGCGGAATCTACGATAACCACAGTATAACAGAGGTTACGATTGCTAAAAATCGTAATGGACAACCGGGTTATGGAGAAATGTTGTACGAAGGTAGAATAGTAACATTTTTCGAAGAAACAAAAAATTAGGAGCACATAATTCATGGACACGTATCATTATCAGTACAACTCAATTTCTAACTCAAGCCAAATCGCTCATAGCGGATCACCTATTAGTATAGAATTAATGATAGGCATAATTGCTGCATTAATAATTTTATTTTTATTAAGCTCAATTTATAGCGGCTGTGAAACAGCTTATTCATCTTTTTCAAGCGTTAAAATTCATGAAATGAAAGAGAATAACGAAAAAGGAGCAAAATTAATTGAAAAACACCACAAAAGATACAATAGAATATTAACAACCATTCTTATAGGTAATAATCTAGTGAATGTTGCATCTGCAACAATAACTTCATTTTTACTAGCGAAACTACTTGGAGAGGGTCAAATAAGTGTTATTGTATCAACGTTAGTAGTTACTCCTCTTTTAGTTATTTTTGGTGAAATAACGCCTAAATTAATTGCAAAACAATATCCAAAGAAATATTTACAGTTTTTTAGCTGATATATTGATGTTAATTATTGAATTTTTTGAATTCTTACTTGACCAATTACAAAAATATCTAAAAAAGTTTATGTAACTAATTCAGAAGAAGATTTAAAAACCATAATTAATTTAGCTCAAGAAGAAGGTGTCTTGCAAGCCGGAGAAAGTATTTTAGCTCAAAAGGCCTTAGATCTAGATTCAACAAAAGTATCATCACACTATGTAAGATTAAAAGATGTAACCTCTATTAAATTTAAAGCAAACATTAAAGAAGCATTAGAAATTTTTAAAGAAACAAACTACTCAAGATTACCGGTTGAACGAGATGGTCAATTAATAGGGATTTTATTGCTAAAAGATATTTTTCATTTACAACGCGGAAAAATTATGAACTATATGAAATTAGTTCCGACAGTTTCATCTAATTCCATATTATCTAGTGCCTTAGAAAAAATGAGGGCAGCAAGAGCTCAAATGGCTTTTGTTACAGAAAATAATAGTACTTCTGATATTATTGGAATAATAACTATAGAAGATATTATTGAAGAAATCGTTGGTGAAATTTACGATGAATATGATGATGATGAAAAGATTTATGAAATTTCTTTAGAAAAAGCGAGAATCGAAGAAAATGTTAGAATGCGTGAGCTTTTCAAGCAATTAGAAATAGATGATGAGTTGATTGAAGAAGACGAAAAAGAAATGTTGTTATATGAATGATTAAAAACCAAAATTGACAAACAGAAATTATACAAAAACTCAAGATATGTTCTTGAAGAAGAAGTTGCTTTTAAAGTTATTGAAGGCCAATCCAAAGGCAATGATCCAATTATAGAAGTTTCAAAATTATAAAAATCGGATAACATCCGATTTTTATAATTTTTGACTAATCATTAATATATATTTTCGTGTGATTCTTCGTCTTGGCTAACAGGTATATCAGCCTTTACTCACTCATTGTACTCTATTTTTAAATCATCTTTTATGTAGTTTCTAGAAGGAAAAGCTTTATTAAAATCCTCTAAGAAAAACTCATTTTCTTCAAAATATCCAGACATATCTAATAAATCTATATTCTTTGTTCTGCTTTTGGTTAGATTTGGAGTTATTTTTTGAGATAAATCACACTCATTAGTTGCATCATTATCTTTGCTAGGTTTTCATCTATTATATTCTTCTAGACTCGAAAGAATATAATGATTATCATCATTATCGACATGAATAAATCCATTGTTAATGTAATATTCATTTTTCTTGTATAAGTCTTTATTTGTCTTAATTTGTAAATTGTTTTTAACCAATTTCTTAACTAGTGGGTGAATTGGGTTTTGCATTATTTCCTTAGTATTTCCATATTCCAAAAGTTTGAAGTCATCGAAAATAAAGATTTCGTCATATGACTCTTTAAGGAATTCAAAATCATCTGAAACAAATACAAATGATGAACCAAAAATATGAGAAACATTTTTCAAAATCCTCTTTATTTCTTTCTTTCCATCATGACCAATAAATTCCTCATCATCTTGAATAAAGATAACTTTAATACCGCTTAAGAATTGTTTAATCAACTTTAATTTAAACTTATTTCTAGTCTCAAGATATTTATATGGTATAAAAAACTTTTCTATATTAATTGATAATTGCTCAAAGATTGTCATAAACTTTAGCGCTGCTAGATATTCATTTTCAAGTTTTGTTGAAACCTTAGATTTTGATGATGTGAATTTTGCTAGTGATGTGAAAAAATTAAATGCTCATTCTTTAAAAACAAACATATTTCTAAAAATATTTATTTCCCTAAATAGATTATCTGATTCAGGTGATAAGACATTATTTTTTGATATATTATCAAGAAAGTGAAAAAGGTTTTCAGAAATTTTTTTGTGGTTCTTTATTTGTCTTTCAAGTTTTGAAACTTTTAATTCTTTATTATTTAAAAATAAGTTAAATAGTTTTGCCTGTGATTCATCACTTCACTTCACTTCCGCTTCCGCTAACTTAATAGATTGTTCAAAGTTAAAAATATTAGATTTCTCATTTATAGAATCTTTTTTAGTAAAAACAAGTTTTTCGATATTATATTTTTTATTAAGAAGATTTTTTATTTCTTTATCTATTTG from Mycoplasmopsis canis PG 14 includes:
- a CDS encoding YebC/PmpR family DNA-binding transcriptional regulator; this encodes MAGHSHAANIAHRKGAQDAARGKIFQKLSKEIYVAASLGPDPDMNPALKLAIAKAKSKNMPKDNIERAIAKAKGSKNSEAYTELIFNATVSGGATFIVITLSDNVNRVKSNIQSYFNKQNATLGKTGQIPFAFDKKGIIEISKDLTSEDELTMVALENGVEDIENEGESFVLLCSPENFSDLKNAIERDLNIENFIQCEVTYLPNMYVEYDEEKEKKLLDFVDKLKEDDDVQEVYHNIEIKYNL
- a CDS encoding ZIP family metal transporter; protein product: MVWIETLYNSLFEGTNNETLSKLLLILIFLAAMLCVPVLIALFLPFLNKYLKKNFSIYVYAFSTGFFIVLAAFGFLRESLENANLYVSAAFLGQYTKTTLYGYNILFVVGGLIIGIIFSFFVKFVISYKFNKKLLASKSLSVFIHEHREEDGHSHHHTHKHEDFIFNSEDMIEIADSTLFKKAEAKLKIIALLLLLTHRIPEGLLLGYNLSLFVPNEIGVVNYSITTAYFLSLILHLIPEEIVFYIRLKDAGYTPIKALLLSFLGLILFLPFMVIGMFVGSSIGFSGKALVYSAVAGIFLFTSLVEFFPEFYHVNFSKNKWILTIVVLFIGVILAAFVLSFHEHKHV
- a CDS encoding GGDEF domain-containing protein, with the protein product MTKNRKKWLVSISIAFGIIFIIIFIGLFIGLENDKKVSAILALGILIILLLAVLLSYYAIIEFARSRDLIKKSFNGFIEEIMTNNNIGVCIYDTKQEIVWSSSFIKSTFGKDFVGVKINNALAKINNKHQKIKDIIQTRFEFKYKENNYEVQFWPLSNLIIIRDITSESLFKIQTKEQMPVIGEIEIDNYQLYQSIFSEEQLFTISKTVIDAINEYADKYNLVYRQYTNGKFLIFTNEHTIDKLISENFNLFLQIKNRIKDTSINKISISGGFAYGWTSLKKKMEQAKKALLQAQSRGGDQITIYSNIQPPIYLGSNSEILNDNNRTKIKNIASNFEKKLNDPDIKKVFIYGHKLADLDAFGSAYAVWEIAKAFDKEAYIIADTFDNTVKQLIYDNFTDKSSIIYNSNFALRNTDEKSLVVFVDIADPERTDNVNAINQVNRDNIFVFDHHRLAKSIEFAPKTNCYVETGSSSAAEIITEVISFFEHKMAISQLVAQLLLNGIYLDTSQFSKSVTPRTYDAASWLESKGANSLKSGELLKIDEQTEEKIKDMIKNIVEIKKGYFLAYSDVEATNDEISIAANEILKIKGRVASFVVAKLSSSKNTFKLSARGIETNVQIICEAVGGGGHFSTAAATSNEDLETFVDNIKHAIATKGRQIKNESNIN
- the rplI gene encoding 50S ribosomal protein L9, whose amino-acid sequence is MKVILIKDSKDGKANTIIEVSAGYGTNFLIKKGLAVAYNPQTKAQLDKRLDELSANEHENRSNALKIKEKLEEITLNFTLTSNVDKNGNLNVHGSVSTKDVDKKLKDLGYNLSKHSLQKIHLVSHGSHEVSVFLYKDIEAKLKIFLTITNDKK
- a CDS encoding DnaB-like helicase C-terminal domain-containing protein, yielding MIKNKFKKFKKYNNFETLNQQNPDTLFKDDLIEKTVLSLMMLDEEKQQMASQHLSPEHFIFQENKQLFEFIIEKRNKKINAVGIFHDFFEIKNFIETDKNNAKYPLVNVKLINEINSLFINEENFLSYIEQLNELNKMRNLESFYQSSLNSISNNKELNFENSIQDFNTFLEENFSKSLNNTSFVSFKKATDEFEELIEKGRNNEISEGLKTGYNVLDNLIKGFKPGQLIILAARPGVGKTALALNIAKNITQEETLDSYGQPIRSNSCAFISLEMPYIELTLRLYSSLSSVSLSKLQKPLLMDSSEITSLRTTIARNKEMTNLYLDDNTSSKISDIIWKVKQLNKELPGGLNLLIIDYLQLITSNDFAGNRQNEVAQISRALKILALDLKIPIIALSQLSRNVESRENKRPQLSDLRESGAIEQDADIVIFLSRNILENKKQSENQSGIYDNHSITEVTIAKNRNGQPGYGEMLYEGRIVTFFEETKN